One window of the Mycobacterium sp. SVM_VP21 genome contains the following:
- a CDS encoding DUF937 domain-containing protein produces MAGLDDLFAQIPIQDIANQLGADSGEVDSTIRTLVPVLVGGLSQNAQDPSQADSIVNTAATFAAQGLLDNAFGASQSEGQQVISTIFGGNNTSEVASALSGAGAGNNDLLQKLLPIIAPIVLAYIGKQLTGQKAEPAQQQASGGGLGDVLGSILGGAAGGGGNKSMGSILGNALGGKTGEAIGGILGGLLGGKK; encoded by the coding sequence ATGGCCGGCCTCGACGATCTCTTCGCTCAGATCCCCATCCAGGACATCGCTAACCAGCTCGGCGCTGACTCGGGTGAAGTGGACAGCACCATTCGGACCCTGGTGCCGGTACTGGTCGGCGGGTTGAGCCAGAACGCCCAAGACCCGAGCCAGGCCGACAGCATCGTCAACACCGCCGCCACCTTCGCCGCCCAGGGGCTGCTGGACAACGCGTTCGGTGCCAGCCAGTCCGAAGGCCAGCAGGTGATCTCCACCATCTTCGGCGGCAACAACACCAGCGAGGTCGCCTCGGCACTGTCGGGTGCCGGAGCGGGCAACAACGACCTGCTGCAGAAGCTGCTGCCGATCATCGCGCCGATCGTGCTCGCCTACATCGGCAAGCAACTGACCGGCCAGAAGGCCGAGCCGGCCCAGCAGCAGGCCTCCGGTGGCGGTCTCGGTGACGTCCTGGGCAGCATCCTGGGTGGTGCAGCCGGCGGCGGAGGCAACAAGTCGATGGGCAGCATCCTGGGCAACGCGCTGGGCGGCAAGACCGGGGAGGCGATCGGCGGAATCCTCGGCGGGCTGCTCGGCGGTAAGAAGTAG
- a CDS encoding molybdenum cofactor guanylyltransferase, which yields MTAGRLAGVVLAGGASRRMGRDKATLTVPGRFAGLTLVEHQVSVLAQRCDPLFVVAAQGQALPDLAAQVLRDAVPGLGPLPAIGLGLHAAAQAGAPRAFVCAVDMPFLTTDLIDALTSPVADVVLPHADRDHYLAGVYRTTLADTVDSLVASGERRVGALIDVADVRRIMLADASPLANLNSPDDLADLR from the coding sequence ATGACTGCCGGTCGGTTGGCCGGAGTCGTGCTGGCCGGCGGCGCCTCGCGCCGGATGGGCCGCGATAAGGCCACTCTGACCGTGCCGGGCCGCTTCGCCGGTTTGACTCTGGTGGAACACCAGGTATCGGTGCTGGCGCAGCGTTGTGATCCCCTCTTCGTGGTGGCCGCCCAGGGCCAGGCGTTGCCCGATCTCGCTGCACAGGTGCTGCGCGACGCAGTGCCCGGGCTGGGTCCGTTGCCCGCGATCGGGCTGGGGTTGCATGCAGCGGCACAGGCCGGCGCCCCACGCGCCTTCGTCTGTGCGGTCGACATGCCTTTTCTGACAACGGATTTGATCGACGCGCTTACTTCTCCCGTGGCCGACGTCGTGCTGCCGCACGCTGATCGCGACCACTATCTGGCCGGGGTGTATCGCACCACGCTGGCCGACACCGTCGATTCCTTGGTCGCGTCCGGGGAACGCCGGGTGGGCGCGTTGATCGACGTGGCCGACGTCCGGCGGATCATGCTGGCCGACGCGTCCCCGCTGGCCAATCTCAACTCTCCGGACGATCTCGCCGATCTGCGCTGA
- a CDS encoding saccharopine dehydrogenase NADP-binding domain-containing protein, with the protein MPDTPRELDIILYGATGFAGKLTAQYLARAGAAARIGLAGRSAERVREVRDGLGSPAQDWPIVVADADKPATLGAMAAQTRVVITTVGPYTRYGMPLVAACAAAGTDYVDLTGETLFVRESIDRYHRQAADNQARIVHACGFDSIPSDMSVYALYRAACDDGTGDLLDTDFVVRGASGGASGGTLATMIEFLSAAANDPKARRQLSDPYTLSSDRSAEPRLGPEPDLSWRRGQDIAPELDGIWTAGFAMAPVNTRIVRRSNGLLDWAYGRRFRYAEHMSVGSSAAAPALSGLATGMGKATFGVGGHLLRLVPAGLLERVLPKPGTGPSRSRRENGYYRIETYTTTSSGARYRADMAQRGDPGYQATSVLLGESALALALDRDALSDHYGVLTPAAAMGDVLLARLPAAGVTLEVCRLR; encoded by the coding sequence GTGCCTGACACGCCTCGTGAGCTCGACATCATCCTCTATGGGGCCACCGGTTTCGCCGGGAAGCTGACCGCCCAATACCTGGCCCGCGCCGGCGCAGCCGCCCGGATCGGGTTGGCCGGCCGCTCGGCGGAGCGGGTGCGCGAGGTCCGCGACGGTCTCGGATCGCCAGCCCAAGACTGGCCGATCGTGGTGGCCGACGCCGACAAGCCCGCAACCCTGGGGGCGATGGCGGCCCAGACCCGGGTGGTGATCACCACCGTGGGTCCCTACACCCGTTATGGCATGCCCTTGGTCGCAGCCTGCGCTGCGGCCGGCACCGATTACGTCGACCTCACCGGCGAGACGCTGTTCGTGCGGGAGAGCATCGACCGCTACCACAGGCAGGCCGCCGACAACCAAGCTCGCATCGTGCACGCCTGCGGCTTCGATTCCATCCCCTCGGACATGAGTGTGTACGCCTTGTATAGGGCTGCCTGCGACGACGGCACCGGGGATCTGCTAGACACCGACTTCGTTGTGCGGGGCGCCTCCGGTGGGGCGTCCGGCGGCACCCTCGCGACCATGATTGAGTTCCTCAGCGCCGCCGCCAACGACCCGAAGGCCCGACGCCAGCTGTCGGATCCCTACACGCTCAGCTCGGATCGGTCCGCCGAGCCGCGATTGGGCCCCGAGCCGGACCTGTCCTGGCGGCGGGGCCAAGACATCGCGCCGGAACTCGACGGAATCTGGACCGCCGGCTTCGCCATGGCACCTGTCAACACCCGCATCGTGCGGCGCAGCAACGGACTGCTGGACTGGGCCTACGGTCGCCGCTTCCGCTACGCCGAGCACATGAGCGTCGGCTCGTCGGCCGCGGCACCTGCACTGTCTGGACTGGCCACTGGAATGGGCAAGGCGACCTTCGGGGTCGGCGGCCACCTCTTGCGGCTGGTGCCGGCCGGATTGCTGGAACGGGTGTTGCCCAAGCCGGGCACCGGCCCCAGCCGGAGCCGTCGCGAGAACGGCTACTACCGCATCGAGACCTACACGACCACGAGCAGCGGGGCCCGCTACCGGGCCGACATGGCGCAGCGGGGCGACCCCGGCTACCAGGCCACCTCGGTGCTGTTGGGCGAGAGCGCGCTGGCGCTGGCGCTGGACCGCGACGCACTGTCGGACCACTACGGCGTGCTCACCCCGGCGGCCGCGATGGGCGATGTGCTGCTGGCCAGACTGCCCGCAGCGGGTGTGACGCTCGAGGTTTGTCGGCTGCGCTGA